The proteins below are encoded in one region of Paraburkholderia phenazinium:
- a CDS encoding LysR substrate-binding domain-containing protein — protein MEAKWLEDFLSLSDTKSFSRSARSRHLTQSAFSRRIVALETWMGTRLFDRSVNPITLTPAGRMFRSLAADILRSMHAARNLVGGYEQFAENDHVVHFAVAHTLVFTLFPDWLKRLTNEFGNIMARVQAVNVPEGVQHLVAGDCDLLIGYHHPQLPIALDPNHFPFLTLGVERIVPVSAAGPDGKPLFELPGKTGRPLPLLAYSSGAFLGNVVEMLLMNATEPYSLYRCFETHMSEALKGMVVAGHGIGWLPESCITKELHEGTLVRAGSNAWATELEIRLYRPVKQRGQAAEQLWAYISNQSIEPRTEVLPEMLTPG, from the coding sequence ATGGAAGCAAAGTGGTTGGAAGACTTTCTTTCTCTTTCTGACACGAAGAGTTTTTCCCGTTCGGCGCGCAGCCGCCATCTCACCCAGTCAGCATTCAGTAGACGAATCGTGGCGCTCGAAACGTGGATGGGCACGCGCCTGTTCGACCGCAGCGTCAATCCGATCACCCTCACGCCCGCCGGCAGGATGTTTCGCAGCCTGGCCGCGGACATCCTGCGCAGCATGCACGCGGCCCGCAATCTGGTGGGCGGCTATGAGCAGTTTGCGGAGAACGATCATGTGGTGCACTTCGCAGTGGCCCACACGCTTGTGTTCACGCTCTTCCCCGACTGGCTCAAACGCCTGACCAACGAGTTTGGCAACATCATGGCGCGGGTCCAGGCGGTCAATGTGCCAGAGGGCGTGCAGCATCTGGTGGCGGGCGACTGCGATCTGCTGATCGGCTATCACCACCCGCAATTGCCGATTGCGCTCGACCCCAATCACTTTCCCTTTCTGACGCTCGGAGTCGAACGGATCGTGCCGGTGTCGGCCGCCGGTCCCGACGGCAAACCGCTGTTCGAGCTGCCCGGCAAGACCGGGCGGCCGCTGCCGCTGCTCGCCTATTCGTCGGGCGCGTTCCTCGGCAACGTCGTGGAAATGCTGTTGATGAATGCCACCGAGCCCTATTCGCTGTACCGCTGCTTTGAAACCCACATGTCCGAGGCCTTGAAAGGCATGGTGGTGGCGGGTCACGGCATCGGCTGGCTGCCCGAAAGCTGCATCACCAAAGAGTTGCACGAAGGCACGCTGGTGCGAGCCGGCTCCAACGCCTGGGCGACCGAACTTGAAATCCGCCTGTACCGGCCGGTCAAGCAACGCGGCCAGGCAGCCGAGCAGTTGTGGGCTTATATCAGCAACCAGTCGATCGAGCCGAGAACCGAGGTTTTGCCGGAGATGCTCACGCCGGGCTAG
- the ansP gene encoding L-asparagine permease — protein MSTLENQPHPPGSGELDKKSWLESHEAGYHKTLGNRQVQMIAIGGAIGTGLFLGAGARLQIAGPSLAIVYLVCGVFSFLILRALGELVMHRPSSGSFVSYAREFLGEKASFVAGWMYFLNWAMTGIVDITAVALYMHYWGAFTSVPQWVFALIALCIVAAMNLIGVKWFAEMEFWFALIKVAAISLFLVIGTIILGTGVHVAGNSTGVHLISENGGFFPHGLLPALVLVQGVVFAFAGVELVGTAAGECKDARKVLPRAINSVIWRIALFYVGAVVLLVCLLPWSAYKAGQSPFVTFFGQLGVPGVGSVMNIVVLSAALSSLNSGLYSTGRVLRALSMGGSAPNFLSRMSSQSVPYAGILVTVAIYIVGVVLNYFVPSSVFEIVLNIASLGILSTWGFIVVCQMKFRQAVARGEAEPVTFRMPGAPVTSWLTLAFLLGVLVLMAFDYPNGTWTVASIPVVVLLLVAGWYGVRRRAGAMMKPTIPSVTLTQSVLEDNPR, from the coding sequence ATGTCCACACTGGAAAACCAACCGCATCCCCCCGGCAGCGGTGAATTGGATAAGAAAAGCTGGCTGGAATCGCACGAAGCGGGATATCACAAGACTTTGGGTAACCGTCAGGTGCAGATGATCGCGATTGGCGGCGCGATCGGCACGGGCCTGTTTCTCGGCGCCGGTGCGCGTTTGCAGATAGCGGGTCCGTCGCTGGCAATTGTTTATCTGGTGTGCGGCGTATTCTCGTTTCTGATTCTGCGCGCGCTCGGCGAACTGGTGATGCACCGTCCGAGCAGCGGCAGCTTCGTGTCGTATGCGCGCGAATTTCTCGGCGAAAAGGCTTCGTTCGTAGCCGGCTGGATGTATTTCCTGAACTGGGCGATGACCGGTATCGTCGACATTACGGCCGTCGCGCTATACATGCATTACTGGGGCGCCTTTACGTCGGTGCCGCAATGGGTGTTCGCGCTGATTGCGCTGTGCATCGTCGCGGCGATGAACCTGATCGGCGTGAAATGGTTCGCCGAGATGGAGTTCTGGTTTGCCCTCATCAAGGTGGCCGCCATCTCGCTGTTCCTCGTGATCGGCACGATCATTCTCGGCACAGGCGTGCACGTGGCCGGCAACAGCACCGGCGTGCATCTGATCAGCGAGAACGGCGGCTTCTTTCCGCACGGTCTGCTACCTGCGCTCGTGCTGGTGCAAGGGGTGGTGTTCGCCTTTGCCGGCGTCGAACTGGTGGGCACCGCCGCGGGCGAGTGCAAGGACGCGCGCAAGGTGCTGCCGCGCGCCATCAATAGCGTGATCTGGCGGATCGCCTTGTTCTACGTAGGCGCGGTGGTGCTGCTGGTGTGCCTGCTGCCGTGGAGCGCGTACAAGGCAGGGCAGAGCCCGTTCGTCACCTTCTTCGGTCAGCTCGGCGTGCCGGGCGTGGGTTCTGTGATGAACATCGTCGTGCTTTCCGCCGCGCTGTCGAGCCTGAACTCCGGCCTGTATTCGACTGGCCGCGTGCTGCGGGCGCTGTCGATGGGCGGCTCCGCGCCGAACTTCCTGTCGCGCATGAGTTCGCAGTCGGTGCCGTATGCCGGCATCCTCGTGACCGTGGCGATCTACATCGTGGGCGTGGTGCTCAACTACTTCGTGCCGTCGAGCGTGTTCGAGATCGTGCTCAATATCGCTTCGCTCGGCATTCTCAGCACCTGGGGCTTTATCGTGGTCTGCCAGATGAAATTCCGTCAGGCGGTAGCGCGCGGCGAAGCGGAGCCGGTGACCTTCCGGATGCCCGGTGCGCCGGTCACCTCGTGGCTTACCCTGGCGTTTCTGCTGGGCGTGCTGGTGCTGATGGCCTTCGATTATCCTAACGGCACGTGGACGGTCGCCTCGATCCCGGTTGTGGTGCTGCTGCTGGTGGCCGGCTGGTACGGCGTGCGCCGCCGCGCGGGAGCGATGATGAAGCCGACCATTCCGTCGGTCACCCTGACGCAGAGCGTTCTCGAGGACAACCCCCGCTAG